Within the Setaria viridis chromosome 3, Setaria_viridis_v4.0, whole genome shotgun sequence genome, the region ATCGCGGTCCTGGCGACCACCTTCTTCTACCTCGGCGTCGGTTGCTTCGGGTACGCCGCCTTCGGCAACGCCGCTCCGGGCAACCTCCTCACCGGCTTCGGCTTCTACGAGCCCTACTGGCTCATAGACTTCGCCAATGCCTGCATCGTGCTCCACCTGCTAGGTGGATACCAGGTAAACTGACCACTGCAAGCTAAGAATTATTTGATTATTTCAGAGACTTGGACAGagagcttgttgaaaccatgctAATGATTTTCAAATCTCTGCAGATGTTTAGCCAGCAGATCTTCACGTTCGCCGACCGTTGCTTCACGGCGAAGTTCCCGAACAGCGCGTTCGTGAACAGGTTCTACGCCGTGAGGGTGCCGGgcctgccggcggcgagctacAAGCTGAACCTGCAGCGGCTGTGCTTCCGGACGGCGTACGTGGCGAGCACGACGGGGCTGGCGCTGCTGTTCCCCTACTTCAACGAGGTGCTGGGCGTGCTGGGCGCGCTCATCTTCTGGCCCCTCGTCATCTACCTCCCCGTCGAGATGTACTGCGTCCAGCGGGGGATCCCGCCGTGGACGCGCGGCTGGGTCGCGCTCCAGGCATTCAGCGCCCTCTGCTTCGTCGTCGGCACATTCGCGTTCGTCGGTTCCGTGGAGGGCGTCATCAGGAAGAGGCTCGGGTAGTGTAGGGCAAGTGATacatgtgaatatgtgatggaGCGGCATGCATGGCTAGTGCTTTTCTGTCACGGGAGATGTAAAGAGAAGGCTAGTAGAGAACAACCTATAACCTACTACACATTTCTTGTTCCTTTTGGACGTTCTGATGATTCTGAACCTTATGTTTTACATTGAAAACTCTAGTTTGTTGATAATGATGTATGATACTTGGCAACAATTTTCCAGCAAAACGAATCTCATTGAGCATCTATGGGCCAAGTCCTTTTAAGGTACACACATAGGATGTACATAACTACACGCACACACGTGTGCGCGTCTATACACATATTAAAGAAGAGATTGGAGAGACTACTACCCTCATTGCGTGAAAACACGCACGCTTGTGTGTAATCATAGCAACTCGGAAATAAGGACTTGTTTGGGACTGGTCCACTCTCAAATCGGGTCGTCAACTTCTTTTCTCGGAGAAGAAACAATGACGGTATCTAAGGAATAAGCCACGACCTTGGTTGTAACCtcatagataaaaatgcaaaatttcTATCTTCAAGACCATTGAAAAAGAGCATCTCGAACGAGGAAACGGATCCCTTCGAAATAATTGAATGAGGAGCCGTATGAGGTTCCCAAACACCTCAGCTTTGAAAAAATATGGATCTGAGGATCAACTTCAAGAACTTTGTGGAGTTCATGAAGATGTGTTAAAAACTCATGTTTCAAACATCTTCGTAGAGTGCCATTGTTTACGCACATTCCCCGTACGGTTCGCTTATGTTTCCATCATCCACCTCCGCTCGTcgttctcctcttcttcgtTGAAACAAAGCCGCCGCTTAGGCCAGCAACCATGTGCCACCGCCCCTTCTATTCCGGGCTTCCGGCACGCCGGAGCACTCCGCCGCCATGAAGACCGGCAAAACGGGCAGATCCGGTGCTTGTATGCCGATTCCGCCCATTATTTCTCCCTAATCCCTCTACTCCCAGCACCCCCTGCGCATCTGATCGAAGTCCATGAGGCGACGTCCATGGCGTAGGCATGCCCGGCTCCCATAGGGATGGGCGGACGGCATGCCCGCCCACAGCCTTCGGCAGCCAGGGGGCACGCTTACATATGTTAGTTATAAATATTGTTTTCTCATGCCGAAGCACCACATAATTCAACAGGCAAGGCGATGCTTCTTGTACCACGTTCAAGGAGATCATAAACTTCAAGCTATAAGAACCAAAGGAACACAAATATTAGTACTTTTTGTTGGTTTCAATTAATATGCATATTCAACATTTGGCATTGCAAACATCAAACAAACCTTGAGATCCACGGTGGAGCTTGAATCAGTGTTTCCTTGCAAGAATCCCCAACCAAGTGAAAGAAGATAATCTTCCAACTGCAGACAAAATTTGATCTCATCAGCCatagttatatttttaagttgaAAACAACCAATAATATTAGATATATATAATTTTCACCTGAGGTAGAGTTTGGACACGCAGCCCGTCAAACGAGACAATCACATCTCCATATCTAATGCCAAGCTTCTCAGCAGTAGAACCAATATCTACCTACATAGGTCAAACTCTCAAAGGAATTACAATGTTCCTGTATCATAGTCTCAATAGAGCTCAATACACACTGAACAGAAGAGTCATACCCTGTCTACAATGTACCCATTGTTGATGTTGTGATCAAGAGAGATCACCTCCTGGAGTgacacgtccagcagctccacTGTTCTCAAGCTCAAACCATGTACAGGGCGAGCAATACAACTGAAATAAGTTGGATTCAAACAATCAGCTCTAAAAAATTATCACAAAGAAGCCAAATGCAGCAGTTTCATAAGACCATGTCAATGTCACTTTAATGATGCATTAGCATAAGTTCAAGGATACATTCGGTTTGTCTTAAAATACTAGACCCTGTTAAATTAAGTTATGCATGAAACATGATTATTTGCAATATAAGACTATGGAGTCATAATTTTAAAAGTGGATACGATTAAAAGAGTTTTTATCTTTTCTCCCAAGGATCCACTGCCTGAACTTTAAGGAGATACCGTCCAAAACAAGATAGGTCTATATGAAGCGGCAGCCGTTCTAGTTCCTTGTGTTAAAATTCGACTTGAAAATTAATTAGCTCTTGAGACAGATTGAGCAAGCTCCATGAATCTTCATGGACCACGTTTGTTGAAGTGAACCAAGCTAATCACAGGTTTGCCCTTAATACCAAGTTTATGCACATAACATTGCAACTTGCTCAAAGTCTGAGCATATGCCATTATACTTGATGATTCGGATATATGGGTTCTAACTGATCCAAGCTAGTACATGCTGTATGGCAGTAATGTCACTAGCCAATTTTCCAGTCTATCTAGAAGCAACATTGTCAACCACCTTTTCAAACTTCGTTAGTACAGGCTCCCATTTTTATAGATTCATTAAACCTAATAGCATATATTTCTACACGGGGCAAGGGGAAAATTGCTCAGCTCAGTGAATAAAGAATGTTAAAATGCAAATTCTATACACATAAGGCAAATTGGAACAAACACTGCTTACaactcaaaaaaaattatgttgaaTTTTAAAACCAATTAACTTAGATGTTATAAACATTAAGCAAGTAATAACATCAGCGCAACATTGAGCAAAGTTAACGAACCTGAACTTCATCCACATTTCAATGTATGTAAGGATGGTGGAGATGGAAAGAATACTAAGATTTGGGCCACCATTATCAAATGCCATCCCAGTGACATTGCCATCATTGTCAATCACCGGTCCTCCAGTGCCACCCTACATCAAAGAAATACTATTAACTAAACTGTGCGATGAAGTAAGAATACAATACTGGGAAATAATAATGCTATTAGTACCTTAGGAGGTTCACAGTTAAGAAACATGTGGTAGTTGCACACTAAATCATCTGGGTCTTCAAACCACAAGATTTTCCCATGCCTAGCCACCAGATTAGACTCTTCGCCCCTACCCAACATGAAAACCTCCTGACCGTAGTTTGGGTTAGATCCAAAAGAGGGGGTCTGCAAAGGTAAGTCTGACTAGGACGAGATCTCCAATAAAGCAATATCATAATGCTGATTGAAGAACAAGAGTTATCCCTCTACGGCGGCCCTATTTGGCAAGCAAATGTGTAGCTGAAAGGGTAGAAAAGAGGTTTCATTAGATGTATTGTGCAATAGGGTCAAGAAAATAGCCAATCAGATAAGAACcatgggaaaaaaagaaattctgAAAAGATAAACAAGCCCATAGCACTATTACACAAATCTGAAAAACACACACATGAACTCTACAATGTAGCAACCTTGTTGCGGCTACATGTGAAGAGGTAATAAACATTGGTTGGATTGCACTAGTAGATGTTTTGCAAGAGATGTCAGGGATTGGCAAAAAAATGTGGGAAATGTGATAGCCGAAAATGAATAAATTAAGTAGAAGCACATATCTTCCATTCTGCAGCTCACAAAGTTACTGATAACTTGTCCTTAAACCTAATTTCTAAAGTTAACGCAAGCTCCACAAAATTTAACATTGAAAGCTTTGTCTGTACCTTAAATTTGGGATCAAGTGTACATACAACTCCAGAACTAGTTAATATTCTAGCACACTTCTTGGTCTCCTTCCAACCGATGCAGATGCCAGTGCATTGGTTAATGAACTTCCCATCTGCAAACAGATGTGGGCGTTATCATCAGCATATAGGAGGATTAAATCAGGTTCATGTTGGCTGTGTGCGGTCGCAGAGGTCGGAAATTATtcccttttctaaaaaaaaatcaggttcGTGTTCATCAACCAATTTTACCGTGTGCAATGGCGGAGACGCTAACGACTGAGCGTGCCGCTTCCCGGATAAGTGCCTTTTCTCTTGGGCTGGAGACACTCTCGGCAGTATATGGGTCTTTGGGCTTCACCACAGTAGGAAGATTTCTACGAGGATCTATGGAAAGGTGGAAAAAGATGCAGCAAAGATTAGTTGTGCACTTGTGCAGTAGGAAAAGTTCCAAGTTTTGAGTTGAGAAGAAGGTGACCTTTTGCAGCAACCTTGGAGATCCTCCTCCGCTTGCCAGACGAGGGGAGTGGCTGGCAGCGAGGAGGTAGCGGCGGGGTGCTGGTAATGGGTGCAGCAGGTAAGGAACTGAAGCCCTCTCCTGCTGCGGCTGCCAGCGTGTTCCTCTGCTGCTTCTCCTCGGTGCCTGTGTTGCTCCCGCCCACCAattccgtcgccgccgcctgagtCTTCTCCCTCTCATTAGGCACCGGCCCCGTACTGCCACCGCTTGCCGCCATACTCCAAGGCCCCGTCCGCCAACCTATCCACGTCCGGCGGCTTTGGCTTCTTCTCAATGGCCACCCCCGGAGTCCTCCTGTCGGTGCGAGCTCACCGTGGCTTTTGTTCTTCTCCTAATCTGTCaactcgccggcgccggactcCTCTTCGGTTTAGGCGGAACGGGAATCCTCTCGTCACCTCTAGAATCGACGGGGGGTGGGTCGGGATGATACGAAGAACAGTAGTCGAACTTGAATCCAACACGAAATCCTAATTCTCACCTTCCAACCCGAATTCGACATAGAAATCGGAAAATTATGGGAAAATTAGTTCATCGAAAGAACGTCACTTCCGGAAAAGAGCTGCGTCACGCGAAATACCATCAAAGAAGAAGGATACATTATCTGAAAATAACATTCCGTCACAGTTAGAGCTAACAGTGTGAAAATCTTGCAGCTCTTCACCTTCTTCCCACGCTAAAAGCATCGGCAGACAATCCCTCACATTCTCCTTCCCTGAGCTCCGGAGGGTCGGATTTGCACAGGGTGGTCACCGGCAGCATCGATCGGCAGAGCTCGAGGAGGCGCCAGGTCTGGCCGAGCTAGGCGGTGGCGTGGCTCGGCAAGGTCCTGGAGCTCGAAGAAGACCTCGACGGCGCGGAGCTCGAAAGGTCGACGCGAGCCGCGGCATCGAAAAGCTTggtgcgagcggcggcgggccagCGTGCGCGGCCTGTGGACGTCAACGACGCCCCGCGCCTCGAATTCCCCCTCTTCCACATCAACGGGCGCCACTCAGACCAGCAGCAAAGCaacaggaagaggaagaagaagaagaagaagatgaggtCACAGGAGGAGGGTCTTTCGTGCCTGCCATGGTGGGtagcaccggcgccgccgcgactGTCTGCAACTCTGCATCTCCTCCATTGGCCGAGCGAAATTCTGCTCCCGGTGGGGATCGCTCGCGGTACTGCAGCGGGCCAGCGGGGTCACCAAGCCCGGCCCACGTAGATATCGAAGCTGGTCATAAAAGGCAAGCCCAGCCATGATTACATTTCGCAGAAACCGCTTTGTAGTACCATACGTGTTCTGCTCCGTCCGATCAAATCACGGCTGCCCCGTTCTCGTACTCGAAGTCGATACTTTCCCATCCCTCGCCGACTCGCCGtccgccgcgcctcccccgcctcgcacgccgccgtcgacgcaAAGCCGCGCGCTAGACCTCGATCCTGCGGCCGGGGCGATGAAGCTCGTCCACCGCGACCTTGTCCGCAACGGCCCCGGATCCGTCAAGGTCCCCCTTTCCTTCCGCCTCTTTCTCTCTGTCGCTGGGTGATCCCTATCCGAGCAGTCCAGTTGCTTGTTGGGTTTGCCTTGTATTGGGGCTAGGGCTGACCCAATCGTTGGGATTCCGTGGGGTTGGTTTTTGATTGGCTAGGAATTGTGGTTCGCAGTTagtgccggaggaggaggacgacctGTGGCACGCGTACAACCTCATTGCTATCGGGGACAATCTCCAAGCGGTCACTGTTCGGTGAGTGAGTCCTCTGGTACTCTTATAGCTTGCTTTAGCTTGCAGCTTGCTTCAGCTCTTATACTCGTAGTAAGTCCTCTGGTGGATGCAGTAAACTACCGCAACTTAAGCAATTATGTTTTGCATTTAAGAAAGCTGCTATGTTCTCTAAAGCTTCTGGGTTTGTTAATTTTACACTCCTATGGCTCTCGGCCTATGATTGAAACTGGATGTAAAATTAGGGGAGATAGCTGTAGTAGGCCTGGTTAGTTTATTTGTTATACGGCAACAAACATGAGAGACGGATAATTTTCAGCTATTGACTTGGATTTGGGATGGGTTTTGCTTTAAGTTCACCAATTATCCTTTCATTCAAAATGCTCTGCTGCAGCTCCATACTGATTATTACACGTTAATAATTATATGGATGATCACAAACAGTATTAGTGCGAAAAACATATGATATGCCAAATTGCTTTGAAGGCTTTGATCTAACTACAACTCGGAATAGTAATTGAAGTCTCCATCCACTGCCCCTCATGCATCGGTGTATGTGTGCACATTTAAAACACTTTTACAGCCTTCATGTTATGGAAATTGTGGATTTCCTTATAAGCAATTGCTGTTCTTTTGCTGGTTTACAGGAAAGTGTTGAGAGAGGTGGCATCTGGAGGGCGTGATGCCGAGCGTGTGAAGCTTAAGTTGGAAATCGTAGTAGAGGTGATATATCATCTATCTATCTGTATCTGTCCGGTGTTTCTGTCTATTAGCATTCAACATGTGAATTGAGAGCCATCATCATTGTTTATCAAGACTCAAGAGTGCCATCTTTATCCACATCACTTGTGGCATCTGGAAAGAAAGTAACAGAATGGGCATGATTGAAACTGTTACTACAGGAGATACTTATGTAAAAGCCTAACAATTTGCTATctaaactgattttttttccaaatataAGTACTTTTCAGGATGTGGTTAAATAAATCTGTTGTTTTTATCCCTGACGTTGATTTTAGTTACTTTGCTCCTCTTCGTTTTGTTTCATGTTCTTTCCTTATGCTATCAAACCTTACCCATATATCTGGATTGGCAATTGAGTGTGTCCTCTGTTTTGGAATGAAGTCTGTAGACTATGACAAAGAGGGATCTGTCTTACGTGTGCGTGGAAAAAATATCACTGAGAATGATCATGTGAAGGTTAGTGATATTTATTTAATAATTCTACCGTGTAATATACCCAGTTAagctgacctctttcttcattaATGAAGATTGGCCAGTTCCATACTTTAGAGCTCGAGCTGAAGAGACCTTTTGTTCTACGAAAGGTATGGTTTAAATGTCAAGCAAGTTTATCTCAAGATGTGTGCCTTTTGACTGTACAGTATATCTGCATTGGCCTCACTTTTCTGTTAATAATGATTACCTGTTTCTTTGCACTCTACAATATCAATTCAGGTCCTGTTAGACTGGTTAAGCCTAAGCTGAAATGGCTTCTTTATTCTTAAGAGTCACCAGACATGGtgctatatatattttttattcttcATAACCTTAACCCCTCTTCTGTAGCTATTGTGACAAGACCAACCTGTTGATGTAATAGGAGAAACTAAGCACCTCCATCAGCTGCCATGTCACTTGTACATTCTAAGCAGATAAAAGCTATATCAACATTTATTAAGTGCACTTGACATGGCCTCTATGTAGTTATCCGATATTTGCTATGCTGGATGTGCTAATTGACTCAGGTTTCTGAGCTTGATGGTTGCTGCCCATGAACCTATGTTCTTTGCAGTCTTTATCATCTATAGTTTTCTAGTTAGGAAATAAACCAAGATGTTATGGTTTTTCTGTTTTCATCTGTTGAAGTCAGAGTAGCATCTTCTCCACTATGCTTATTATGGTGCACGGTTGTGATGATGCATTTCATTCTGTTTTGTTGCTACTGTATCTTAAATGAAGTATGTACATCTTGTGTAGGAAATTTGGGATTGGTTAGCCCTTGAAACCATCCAGCAAGCATGTGGTATGTGATTTTGTCCTGTCGTTTGTAAACATGGATTATCTGCTCAATCAAATGTCCATCTCATCAtccatttttaaaataaatgtgTTAACCTGGTGCACGCATGATACCTGGTCTGATTCAGCGGTGACCGTCCTGCTAATTTCACCATGAAATAAACCactttttcatttcatttttgaaAACAAGCTTTTCCAAATCTCCTTGCTTTCTATTGTTGCTCCTTCATGTAAAACATAGTGTTTTAATTGAGTCTACCCAACCTATTGTAGATCCTTCTGCAAGTGCTGATCTAGCAGTTATTCTAATGCAAGAAGGACTTGCCCACTTATTCCTCATTGGCAAAAGGTGAGTAGAATTATTGCAAATATTGATTTCTCTAGTATTGATTGAATTGCTCTAGCTTGTAAGGTGACAGTGTTGTTAACTATATATGTCTATTCTTAACAATTAGCTCCTCTAGACTCTGGCTCACTCATGCTAAGAGTGTTTGTATATCACTTTGTAGAGACCTTGCTTGCTGCACCCACATTATATGAAATTCCCTGTTCTGCAAGTGACCATTTATTCAATGTTGGCTCTTTCAGAGGAATAGTAATACCTTGAACATGATATACAAAAAAGATAGATGTTGAGTGTATTTTCATCTCTATCTTACCTCCCCTTAAGTGGTTACACAATCAAAATAGTGTTTTCTAGTTTCAATTGAAGAACACATGTTGCCATATATATGTCGTCCTGTCTTGTCCTGACATCTATCATTCTCTTCTAAACAGCATAACAGCGACCAGGGCACGTATTGAAACATCAATTCCTCGGAAGCACGGTCCTGCAATTGCTGGCTATGAGTCGGTATGATAATTGGTTCTATTAACTACTGGACaaaattgtgtgtgtgtgtgtgggtgggtgggtgggtgtgtttggttttcaCTCATTTCCACTTTCTGCTGTTCTTGTATAGGCCCTCAAGAAGTTCTTTGAGCATGTTTTGCAAGTAAGTTATGCACACGATGTTCACAAGCAAATTTGAACATGCACACAGACACATTTGACTAATGGATTTCATTGCTTGGTTGTAGGCTTTGCTGAAACACATTGATTTTGAAGTAGTCCAGTGTGTTGTAATTGCAAGCCCAGGTTTTACAAAGGTAATCCTCACTTATCTGCTATAATAGTTCCTCTATACGGGCATAAGTTTCAGCTGTGCTATTAGATACACGCTCACTCTTCAGTAAGTATATACGGTACCAAATGAGTCCATCTGTCATTCTGTCTCAAGCGTTACTTGCACAAAATAAAATGCTCCTATGTTAAGGCAAAAAAGGTCAATTTATGTGATTTTTAtttcccttttccctttttatctTAACAGGATCAATTCCGTGATTATATGTTTCTTGAAGCTGCACGACGAGATTTAAGGGTAATAATTGAGAACAAACAACGCCTTGTTCTGGCACATGCCACATCAGGTTACAAGTGAGTTTTTCCATCGTTTTGTATATAGTTTTGTCTGTGGGGATAATGTGTTGATTCTTAACACTGTAATTTGTACACATTTAGGACTGCTATCTAATCTTCAGAATGGCATGTCACTAGCACTAGCAGTTTAGCATTATGAACTGTTGGTAACTTATTTTCCGTGATCTCAGATATGTGTAACTATTATTTAGAAGTGGTTCGTCACATGTGATAAGCTGCAATAATCCTTCTGGAACCA harbors:
- the LOC117848308 gene encoding protein PELOTA 1, with the translated sequence MKLVHRDLVRNGPGSVKLVPEEEDDLWHAYNLIAIGDNLQAVTVRKVLREVASGGRDAERVKLKLEIVVESVDYDKEGSVLRVRGKNITENDHVKIGQFHTLELELKRPFVLRKEIWDWLALETIQQACDPSASADLAVILMQEGLAHLFLIGKSITATRARIETSIPRKHGPAIAGYESALKKFFEHVLQALLKHIDFEVVQCVVIASPGFTKDQFRDYMFLEAARRDLRVIIENKQRLVLAHATSGYKHSLKEVLDTPGIMALIKDTKAAQEVRALQDFFNMLTNDSARACYGPKHVEIAQDRLAIQTLLITDTLFRNADIATRQKYVKLVEGVKKYGGTVHIFSSMHVSGDQLAQLTGIAAILRFPLPDLEDIEM